From the Hevea brasiliensis isolate MT/VB/25A 57/8 chromosome 15, ASM3005281v1, whole genome shotgun sequence genome, one window contains:
- the LOC110669054 gene encoding LOW QUALITY PROTEIN: 30S ribosomal protein S1, chloroplastic (The sequence of the model RefSeq protein was modified relative to this genomic sequence to represent the inferred CDS: deleted 1 base in 1 codon), whose translation MASLAQQFTGLRCPPLSTSRLSNRASLLSSPKFRKSSSVVSAVAISNAQTKERENLKQLFEEAYERCRTAPMEGVAFTLEDFHSALDKYDFDSEIGTTVKGTVFMTDANGALVDITAKSSAYLPIQEACIHKIKHVEEAGIVPGLTEEFVIIGENEADDSLVLSLRAIQYDLAWERCRQLQAEDAIVKGKVVGANKGGVVALVEGLRGFVPFSQISSKSTAEELLDKELPLKFVDVDEEQSRLVLSNRKAMADSQAQLGIGSVVTGTVQSLKPYGAFIDIGGINGLLHVSQISHDRVSDIATVLQPGDTLKVMILSHDRERGRVSLSTKKLEPTPGDMIQNPKLVFEKAEEMAQTFRQRIAQAEAMARADMLRFQPESGLTLSSDGILGPLTSDMPAEGLDLSYVPTAED comes from the exons ATGGCATCGTTGGCTCAGCAATTCACAGGCCTCAGATGCCCACCGCTCTCAACTTCTCGCCTCTCCAATCGAGCTTCCCTCTTATCTTCTCCTAAGTTCAGAAAGTCATCTTCTGTAGTATCTGCGGTGGCAATATCAAATGCCCAGACCAAGGAGAGGGAAAACCTCAAACAGCTCTTTGAAGAAGCTTACGAACGCTGCCGTACTGCCCCTATGGAAGGCGTTGCCTTCACCCTCGAAGACTTTCACTCTGCTCTTGATAAGTATGACTTCGATTCCGAGATTGGTACCACG GTCAAGGGCACAGTTTTCATGACTGATGCCAATGGTGCATTAGTTGACATTACTGCAAAATCTTCTGCATATTTGCCAATCCAAGAAGCTTGCATTCACAAGATCAAACATGTAGAAGAAGCTGGTATAGTTCCTGGATTGACAGAGGAGTTTGTTATTATCGGTGAAAATGAAGCTGATGATAGTTTAGTCTTGAGCTTAAGGGCAATTCAGTATGACCTTGCCTGGGAAAGGTGTAGGCAGCTTCAAGCTGAGGATGCTATTGTGAAGGGTAAG GTTGTTGGTGCTAACAAAGGTGGAGTGGTTGCTCTAGTGGAAGGCCTCCGAGGATTTGTCCCTTTCTCTCAGATATCATCG AAATCAACTGCAGAAGAACTTCTTGATAAGGAACTTCCACTGAAGTTTGTTGATGTTGATGAGGAACAGTCTAGGCTTGTACTCAGTAACCGCAAGGCGATGGCAGACAGTCAGGCACAGCTAGGCATCGGATCAGTGGTCACTGGAACTGTTCAGAGCCTGAAACCATATGGTGCATTCATTGACATTGGTGGAATCAATGGCCTTCTTCATGTCAGTCAGATTAGTCATGATCGTGTCTCCGATATTGCCACAGTCCTTCAACCTGGTGATACTCTCAAG GTCATGATACTGAGCCATGACCGTGAGAGAGGTAGAGTAAGTCTTTCTACCAAAAAGTTAGAACCGACCCCTGGGGATATGATTCAG AATCCAAAGCTTGTTTTTGAGAAG GCTGAGGAGATGGCTCAGACGTTCAGGCAGAGAATTGCTCAAGCAGAAGCTATGGCTCGTGCTGACATGCTGAGATTCCAGCCTGAG AGTGGACTAACTCTGAGCTCTGATGGGATCTTGGGTCCGTTGACTTCGGACATGCCAGCAGAGGGTTTAGACTTGAGTTATGTTCCCACAGCAGAGGATTGA